The nucleotide window CTGTCTAAAAGAGCATCTGGATGATAAACAAGAGGTATTTGATGTGATCCTAATTTCTCAATTAGACCAGGTAACCCCATAGTATGATCAGCATGACCATGACTGAGTATAATTGCTTGCATATCATCTGGGTTAATTCCTAAGGCAGCCATGTTATGCAAGATTCCTCCGGGGCTAATACCTGTATCCAATAATACTACTCCCTGTCTATTTCCGCGTTTAACCTGGATCAACGCTGAAAAACCATGCTCTGCAACAAGTGTTGAAAAACCGTCTTCTGCTACAAGTGGACAATTAGGACTTGAACTAAACCTGTGAACAATTTCATTACCTGTCATAAATACGTCGATTGTATTGTCCACGATTATTGTTACTTTTACTTCATCAACCTCTAATAATGAACTTCCTATCATAGAGTGTATTCACCTCTCTTTGGTTTTGCAAATAGTCATAAATTATTCCCTCGCATATATCCATAATAATATTATGAACAGTAGCAATTTGTATTAGATCACGCAAATACACCTCCATTGTTTATAAGGTTATAAGCATAATCTTATAAACAACGCTATAATATTTACTAATACTTGAACACTTACAATTAAGGCATTATATCCGTTTATTGATGTTTGTTATTATAAGGACATTTGTCACAAAAGAAATTACATGTGCATTTCTCAAAGGCTTTCTTAAATAGCTCATCTATGTCCTTTTTATACTCAGCCAATACATTAGCATTAATTGTGTAGAAGACTCTAAAACCTCTTCGGTTTTCTTCAAGAATCCCAACATTTTTTAGAACCTTTATATGTTGTGATGTTGCAGGTTGAGAGATACCAAGCTGTTGAGCTATATCGGAAACGCAAAAGACTTCATCCTTATTTGAAGCAAGTATTTTTATTATTTTTAGTCTTTTCTCATCACCTAGGGATTTGAGAACTTCGGCCATATTTTTTATATGATCTTTCATTATCTACCTCATACTTATAAGTGTATAAGTATTATCTTATACAATTTCTCAGGTACTATAAGTAACTTCCTCTTTTTCCCTATTTTGGCAAATAAGAGTGCTTGGGTGCTAAAGTATATTCACAAACCCGAATTTTCGATCTATCCTTTAATCTAACGAATTTTCCGCTGAATAATTTACTTATTTTTGAATCCAAACACTAGAGATTTAATTATACTAAGAGCTATGTGTTTTTTGTGGAATCTAAATATGTTTAAGGGACCAGGATTCTCAGGCCAACAGACTATAGTATCTTCTTGGAGAAGTTCCAAAGGACTATCGTCATGAAACTATATTCGAGGTACTTTTCTGGTATGGAATACTATACATAGAGCTGCAAAGGTTCTATCATAAGTATTAACCGTTTAAAGTCGGAAAAAATATCCGGAATTTTAAGGTACAGAAGGGAGAGACTCTTGGATTCGGCATTAAAAAGGAGATGGTCGAAGCTTTTCTTTCATAAAGGAGTTTTTCCATAGTTTTGAAAGTTACTGATGAATAGTGAAAAATATATTTCATAAAACAGACAAAGAGGAGTATGCAGCCTTTACTCTTTTGTCCATGCAGTGATCGAATGAGTGAAGTTTCACAGGCAGAGAAATAAAGAAAAGTAAATAAATATTGCTGGTTACATATCTGCCTTAGCAGGGGCTGGTTAATATATTTGCCCTTAACAGGATTTGACATAATGACTCACATTATCGTTGATCAGGACCGCTGCACAGGATGCGGCATTTGTGTAAAGATGTGCTCTTCAGGTATTATTAGTCTGGCTGATGAGTCTAATTTCCCTCAGGTGCAGGACGAAAACGTTTCCCATTGTCTATACTGCGGACACTGCGAGGCTTTCTGTCCATCTCAGGCTCTTATTCTGAATCTCAGCCCTGAGGAGAAAGTTCTCCTGCCTGCCAGTGCTGGTAACATCTCTCAGGAGGATATAGCTTTTTATCTAAAGAAACGCAGGTCTATTCGGCATTTTACCAGGGAGCCTGTACCGAAGGAGAAAATCCTTGAGGTTCTCGATATTGTCCGCTATGCTGCGTCTGGAGGCAACGGTCAGCCGGTAGAGTGGCTTGTTATCTACGACTCTAAAAAAGTCAGAAAGATTGCCGAGCTCACTATGGAATGGATGAAAACTCTACTGAATACCGACCACCCAATGAGCTTTTATGTGCCAATACTAATTTCGGCATGGGAGCAGGGAATCGATGTTATATGCCGCGGCGCTCCGCACCTGCTTTTTGCCCATATTCCTGAAGATAATCAGATTGCATCCGTAGATGCTATCATCGCCCTCACCCATTTTGATCTCGCTGCACCGGCATTCGGTATCGGCACCTGCTGGGCAGGTTTTGTTGCAGCTGCTACCATGTTCTACGAACCCCTCCAGAAGGAACTTGGCCTTCCCGCAGGAAGGAAGTCCGCCTATGCAATGATGTTCGGCAACCCACAGTATAAAGTGTATGGAATTCCCCGCAGGAAGCCCCTTGAGGTTATGTGGAAGTAAGGTTGAAAGGTTTTGGAAAGTAAGGTTGAAAGGTTTTGGAAAGTAAGGTTGAAAGGTTTTGGAAAGTAAGGTTGAAAGGTTTTGGAAAGTAAGGTTGAAAGGTTTTGGAAAGTAAGGTTGAAAGGTTTTGAGGAAGCGATAAACACTATGATAAAAATTGCCGTTCTTCTGGAAAGCCTTTAAAAGAACGGCAGCGCCACTATTTTGCTGGGATCATGGCGGTCCAGACCAGAGCCTGGTCCGACTGTCCCTTTTCCATATACAGGCACTGATCTGAGTCAAGATTGCCGAAATTAAGTATCTATTTTTCAGCGTCCATCAAATCTTATAATAAGTCCTGTCTTAGATTTACACTCAAATCCAGCGTTTTCGTAAAATGGTATAACTTCTTTTCTTCCTGTGAGGAGCATAATTTTATAACAGCCTTTTTCTCTGGCTATCTCCTGTGCCTTTTTTAAAAGTCTTGTTCCAATTCCCCTTTTTCTATAATCTGGGTGCGTCACAACACTCTCGATAATGGCATAAGGACTTGCGCTTCTAGTCAGATTCTTGATAACAACCATTACGCAGGAGGATACCAGTTTTCCGTCTACGTCAACCACAAAATAGTGCTGATTCGGATCTTCCAATATTTCCTGCCATAATTTTTTGAGCTCAACGTCCTCTATTAGATCTGGATCATCCTTGTTCAGGTATTTATAGAGATCCAGTAGTTCTTTCAGTTCATGTTTTTGAATATAGCGAATAATTTCACTCATAACCAGTCCCTTTTCCTCAAGTACTCAGGAGCCTGCGGAGTTTTATGCATCATGCCATAAGACTTGCCTGAAGGGTAGTACTCGGCACCGAGCTGAATTTTTCCTGCCGTTTTTTCATCTGTCATGTGTTCAATAAACGCAAGCGTCAGATCAATGCCAGCAGAAATGCCTGCTGAGGTCCAGATATTTCCGTCTTTTACAATTCGATCCTCCACTACCTCCACATCGCCTAATTCTCGCAGCTTCTGGAGTGAAGCCCAGTGAGTAGTAGCCTGCTTGTTTGAGAGCAAGCCAGCCCTATGAAGAATGAACGTACCGGTACAGACCGACAGTACGGCTTTGCAATATTCAGCCTGCTCGGCAATAAATTGAATCAGTGATGGATTCTCCACTTCTCTCTGTGTTCCTTCCCCACCAGGTACAAGGAGAAAGTCCAGTTGAGGGCAATCCGCAAAAGTGAAGTGAGGATTTACGGACATTCCTTTGTTACATATCACGGGTCCGGGGTTTTCGGCAACCATAAAGCATTTCTCAGGCCCCTGGGCAAATTTGCTCCAGAGCGATATTATTTCCCACGGTCCTACAAGGTCAAGCTCTTCGAGCCCAGGAAAAATCAAAAATCCGAAATTCATATCATAGAGTTTGTAAATGTTTTTGTAAATATTTTTTGCTAGCATAACTGATATGGTTATACAAAGTCTACTCTGCGTTAAGGAATGGATAAGAGATTATGAATATTGATTTGTCTTATGCATGCTCAGGCAACTGACTATTTCACTTCAACTTCAAATTTTATTTCATCCTGCATCATCGTTATCTTTACTAAGTTGATTGGAATTACTTCATTTAGCTTATACTCAATATGTGTTGTATTATCTATCGTATTATCTATCGTATTATCTATCGTATTATCTATCGTATTATCTATCGTATTATCTATCGTATTATCTATCGTATTATCTATTTTATTATCTGTTAGCTTTTATACAATTGAATCGTGGAATTGTTTTAGGATGAAATAAAATTCCCTTGGATTTATTAATCCTTTTTAAAAATTCCGTTTGAGTATACTGGGATGTGTATACAGAACAGAATAGGGGGATTGATGAGGCGACTAGTAAGTATGTTGGGAATAAAGGCTATTGGTACTGTATAGTTGATAATAACCATAACCTGAAATAGATAATTTCTAGTGAATTGTGGAGATATCGCCGATTCTTACTGGAAATAAAGAACTGTCTTGAGATACAGAGTTATATAACATCCTCATAGTCCTTGTTTTTAATCTTTTAAGAATTGACAATAATAATAAATGAATTTATAGTGTCATCATCTTTTAGATAAAAAGATAAAGCATTATAAAGCTTTAAATTTCCATTGCGCTTTTTATTACATCTCTTGAAAATAAGTATGCTTATAAGTTAATTTCTCCTGTCATTTTTCACTACGGGTACTCCCAGATAAAAGTTAAAAAAAACAGGAGGATTATATGAAAAATAATAAAAAGTCTGTATGGAAAATAACAGTATCTGTTTTCACCGTGTTAATGATACTGGCTTTATTGTCGGAAGGAGCCTCTGCAAAATGTACTGTAACCATGACTCCTCTCGGTGCAGGAACTCCACCAGCAACAGCCCGAATATCCGGTGGAAATAACTATATTGATTATACGGCGGTAGCCGCTTCGAGTACTAATCCTCGACTAGTACAATTTAAGGACCTGTCAAAAGGCAAAGAGACATATATCAGATGGGACTTTGGAGATGGAACCTCTCTACAAGGAACAAAAATAACTTCATCACTAAAAAATCCGACACACACGTTTCCAAAGACTGGTTTTTATATTAGTTGCATGACTATCAGGTGTGATGGTTATAATGGACTGTTGTGGGTTCACAAAAGTATTGTTGTTAAATAGAGTTGAAAAATCAATATTTACTTGCCGTTTCGAGCTTTTAAATGGTGCTTTTATATTGAGCTGATACCAAAACTTAAAATTACTTATCTGAATCCTGTATTCTTGGTAATCAATAACATTTCAGATTATGAAAATAATTTATGAGAATAAACTTTAAAAACATATTTATTTTCAAATAAATCGGTTTTGGGAGAGCTCAACAATGAATTTTTGGTTTTGTTCAAAATTTTAGCCTCCGATGCTACGCACTAATCTTTAAGCACCTAACAGCCGACACTGCAAAGAACTTAAAACATTTTCCAAAACATATTTCATGATATATATTATTTTATTTATATTATATAACTTAATATTTTTCTAAACTTTTCTTATTATATTAAAGAATTTCAGTTTTAAAAGACATCTGTGTTCGGGTGATAATATGAAAGGATAATATCTTTTTTTTCAGCGTACAAGTCCACAAATAAGATAATTATGAAACTTATAAGTTAAAGTTGTCTTTTATTATCAGATTTGTATTGTTTTTTAATGCTAGTAAAGCAGTTTTCAGGTTTTTTGTCCCGAACCTTAGTGCAACAACTGTAACTAATTTGCGTTTCTTACTCAAAAACGTAATCATTTGTCATACTAAATATTTAATCATAGTAATCTCAACCATATAATCTCAACCATATAATCTCATCATATAATCTCAACCATATAATCTCAACCATATAATCTCAACCATATAATCTCATCCACATAATCTCATCATATAATCTCATCACATAATGCTGGACTGCTTGTTGATTAAAAACATTGAAAATTTTGTAGGTTCTGTCGGAATACAATTTATAGGAAAAGAGATATGTAGTTAAACGTATCAGACTATCTGAAAAAAAGCTTCCCATCTTTTTAAAAAGTTTGATAATTAAAAAAAAGAATTTTACTCCAAAAATGTTGGTTTTAGGCCTATTTGACTAAATAGAGAAAATTTTACCCTATTTCAGAGTGTTTTATTAAGTTTGTTAAGTCATGAGGGTGAAAAGAATGACAAAAAGACAATTCGCAATCGCTTGTACATTCTTACTCATAATAGCCCATATTTTCAGACAATGGAAACATATGCAAAAATCTCTTATTTGGAAAGGATTTCTAAGTGAATCCATGTGGGTAGAGGGTTATAAAGATCTATCGCTTTTTAGGAAATTGGCTTTTTGGGTGAATTATCCTTTCTCTTATGCTAGATTTTTATGGGATGTTGTATGGGATCGTATTGACAGATTGTGTTTTATGTATTTGAGAGCAAGATCTACTAAGTAAGGATTGGATTCCAAAAGCTTTGAAGATCTTAAAGTATAATATATTTAGAGGGTTAAAACTCCCTCGTTTCTAACGCGATGAAGAATATACCGTTTACCTATAAAAAATTTTAACTTTTGATTTTTCAGGCTCCAGAAATTGTTTCCTGCCCACGTTTTTGTTATCCGTATTAATTTGATTGGTTTTACCATCAGAGTAAACGAATGTAGACTTGTAAAACTCCTTTTTTAGTTATATCATGGAAATGTTTACAGCAAGTATAGTTTTATAAACTTTCTCTCAGATCATCAAGCCTGGTCATCGTTTAAAATAGTGTAGTCTGCCTGTATCTTTTTTCCTTGTTTAAGTGTTTTTCCTTCTGGGAGTAATTTATGATGCCTGTAAGTCTATCAATAAAACCTGTTTGTTCTTTTCTTATTTTTTTCTTAGCGAGCTCAACATCAAACCAACCTGCTCTATCGACCTCGGGATACTCATGTACTTTCCCGGAGTTTTTTGGCCACTCAAGAGTAAACGTATTACTTATGACATTTGTTATATCCAAATCTTTCTCAAGAGCCCATACATGCACTATTTTGTTTCTGGATTGATTTAACTCCCCCAGATCAATAAACCTGCCGTCAACTTCAAAACCTGTTTCTTCTTTGAGTTCTCTTTTTGCCGTGTCCAGAGGTTTTTCATTCTTTTCGGGTAGCCCTTTAGGTATTGACCACACTCCGTAGTCTTTTTTTGACCAGATTGGCCCACCTGGATGAACCAGCATTACTTCTAGCCTTTCATTTCTGGACCTGAATAAAAGAATGCCATTACTATAAACACTCACTTTTTTACTTCCTTCCAATGCTTTGATCTTCAGGTTTCATAATAAACTCATGTCATAATTATAAGCCCATTCCCATAGCTTTTCTACTGTCAGTTAAACTAAACTTGCCCTCTAAGTGTCCTGTAATTTTAAAATGTGAGAACCAACGTCTTTAGTACCAGGACTATTAATTAAAGGGGATGATCATGTTCGATTCTGTCAACTTCTGCAACTGCTTCTATTTTGTAAAGATCGTTTATTGCACTGTTCCCTCTTATTATGACATCTGGGCCTTCTTGAATATCCGTGATTACAAGTCCGTTTGCCTCAAGTTCAAGTATCACTTTTTCAAGGATTGAGTCTTTTTCCAGAAACATTCTAATATCAATACGGTCATCAGGTGCAATCTTTAATTTGTCCATTATTATAGGTTCCAACTCAGCAGAAAATTTCGACGCCATCAGTAATTCCCCCATATTCGGATTATTTTTTTCACATAAATAACTGGCTATCTTGCCTAAAGGCTTATCCGAAAAATCTGACAGCATCCTTAAAGTTAAGTAGTCTATAGAAAAATGTGCTTTGGTTTAAAAAAATATAAACATTTATGGGAACTTTATAGTTTAGAATTAAAATAATGGATCAAAAATGTTCTTCGTCAGTGTATTGATTCAAAATACTAATTTCCAGCCCAAAACTATCCAAGGAAATAAAGAATTCAATCTAATCTTTGTAAACGTGGTCTACAGGAAATTATCTGTCTCAATCTTCAGTAATTAAATTAGACTTTATAGAAACCCCCAAAATAGCTAATCTCCATTTATCTGAACTGAACTATATGATCTGATTTACAATCTGTTTTCAGCCTCTTGAAGCTGGTTTAGAAAGTTCTCTACAAAGCTTATTTTGTCTTTCTCCAATATACTGTTGTCCCAATAACTGCTGCAAGCACCCAGAAGGAGTTTATGAAAGGAATGCTTTTGGATTCCGGGGTAGAACTGGAATTTCGTTCTTGCTTACTTGCCTTTTCTGCATCTTTTGATATTCCAGTATTATTTAATATTCCAGTATCATTTAATATTTCAGTGTCGTTTAATATTTCTATATCGTTTGATATCCCAGTATCATTTGCCTTATTATCGGTTTGATTAATTGTACTCAGCAATTCATCCAGAGTAATATTTTCATCAGGTGTTACAGCTCTCCCATTGTCAGTTAATGTGTATTTTCCTCGGTGGAAATCTGTAACTATGAAGTGTTCAGGACCGATATCCTTGGTATTGGGGCTACTATCTTTACTCAGATAGAGTAAAACCTTTTCTGAAGTATTGAAGCTTGGTTCAGCGTCTGTAGTCATGTTAACATTTCCAATCTTCCCGCCAACAACTCTCACAATAAGCTCTTTAGATGACAACGGATTTTTAAGGTATTCATCAACACTTATATTGATATCGGTGTAAATGATGTCGCTAAAATTAAGTTCAGTAGCCGGTTTATCAGGTTGTTTCCCGTCTATAGTATTCCATCTGGGTGGAAGTGTTTCTTTAACAGTGCCTATCAAAATTGTGTCGGAATAATCTCTCAATTCCTCATGGTTATATGGTATGAAATCTATACATATGCCAATACCAATTGGTTCTTCACTATTGTTTTCGGGTTTGTTGCTGTTTTCTGAAGGATCGGACAGTGCAAAAGTATTTAATGTCAGCAAATAAAGGGCTCCAACTAAAAAAATTGCATATTTTATAGTATTTCTCATGGTTTTGCCTCGGTATACGGAGTTAAAACAGAGTTTTACTAAAACATTGCAAATACATTAAAATTTTTTAAATAACTAATTCTAAGTTCGCTTACTTAAAAGTCTCGCACATCTCTTTCAAGCGATCAACTTCAGACTGACCTGTAAAGCCAAGAATATAAAGATCTACCAAGAAATTACTTAATGGCTGTTCCTTTAAAAAAGGTGTAACAAAACGTGCCTTCTTTTCCTGCCGTCCGGTAGAGGTCGCTAATGCCTTTATTCCACGTTTTTTCATCGATCATCTTTAGTTCCAGCGCCTGCTTCCTGACACCCTCAACCATCGCAGTGAAAGTGTTTTTTGTAAATCCTTCTACCATATCAGGTTTACTGGAATCAACATATACCATTCTGGGGGAAACGCTCACATTTTTAAAACCAGCTCGATTCAGTAGTGGATAAATTTCTCTACCTATGAGGGAATTGCCTCCTAAAAGTTTCTGGATATCGATCAGGCATTTTATTGCTTGCAGGGCTTCATCGCTCCTGGGGTAAAAATAACTTGAACCGTGATCTCCCTCTATGACAGTTATTGTACCCTCTTTTTTGAGTACCCTCTTTACCGATATTAAAGCATCGAGAGGATTTTTAAGGTGCTCAAGTACAAAGCATATGAAAATGTGGTCAAAAGTCTCGTCTTCATAAGGTAGAGCGAAGATATTAGCTACCTGAAAATCAGCATTCTCCACACCTTCCTTTTTAGCCAACAGTCTTGCTTTTTCAACTGATTCATCTGAAATATCAATTGATGTGATGCTGGCTTCAGGGCTGTTTCTGCTCAATATTACCGTTTGTGCACCTACTCCGCAGCCTGCTTCAAGCACTCTGCTTCCTGGTGGATATACGGTATCCTGATGTAATAACACAGTGAGTGTATTTGCCTGATCATAGAGTCGAGAATTTTCTCTGTTAGAATATCCGTGTACGTAATCCATTTTATCTACCTAATTTAACAGCAGTTTCCTTTTTGTTACTATTCTGTCCTTTAATGTACTTATGTGTACAGGGATCTAGTGCTAGATAAGTATTTTTATAATCGTTCTATTTCTCTAAATTTTTTGGATTTTAACCAAATATCAAAGCATATTAAAACATTATTTCCAAATTTAAAAATATATACCATTTTTGCACCACTTCTTTTCAAAACGCAAATGGGATCCAGAATCAAAAGGAGAAAGAAATAGGGCGAACAAATCTATGGATATATTTTATTACTTTATCTATTAATAACCCTTAATATTCATATTTTAAGGCTACTCTTTAAATATTCAGCGTAAGATTATGACTTAACTGTTAAAGTCTGTTTTTGGGGGTGACACAATGGTCAAAAATATTGAGTCCAAAACTTTTCAAATTTTTCTTTTTTTAGTTCTGTTTTTACAGGTATCAAATGTAGCAGCTATAGAAGAACCTGTGGAACAATGGAACAGATCTTTTGGTGGAAATGGTGAAGATAGTGCCTGGTGTATTCAGCAGACTTCAGACGGTGGGTATATAGTGGCGGGTTCAACAGCTTCATACGGTAATGGTACAGAAGGTTATCCAGATGCCTGGCTTATAAAGGTTGATAAAAGTGGGAATATGCAGTGGAATAAAACTTACGGGGGAACTTATTTTGATGAAGGATACTTCACCCGACAGACCTCAGATGGGAGTTATGCGTTATCAGGTTACACATTTCCCTCTGGTTATGCTGAACCCTGGTTGATCAAAACTGACAAAAAAGGAAATGAGATGTGGAATAAAGTGTCTGATAATATTACTCACTGGGATTACCTTCAGTATATGGTTGAACGCACCTTTGATGGAGGATATATAGTTGGGGATACAATTCAGCATGAAATTGAATGCCAATACGATTTGCTTCTGGTTGATAATGATATCAGATTAACTAAATATGATTTAAATGGTAACCAGCAGTGGAATATCACTTTTGGTCAAAAGAATAGTTCTGAAACTCTAGACCCATTTTTAACTTCTGTTAAGCAGGCACCAGATGGTGGATATGTAATTGCCAGCTCAATTAATCTCAATGAGACAAATACAAATTCCGATATATGGCTTATCAAAACTAGCGAGCATGGTCAAGAGCAGTGGAATAAAACCTTTGGTGGACCGCTGGATGATTCTGCTTTTTCTTTGTCCGTGACTTCTGATAATAGTTACGTACTAGCTGGAAAATATACCGAATCCTGTTCATCTGAGACTGAAGGCGCTGCTTTCATACTTAAGACAGATAGTGAAGGTAACCAGGAGTGGATAAAAACATTTTCAAATTGCACGCTATATTCCATTCAACAGACTTCAGACAGTGGATATGTAGCTGCAGGCGTTAAAAATGGAAACGCATGGTTAGTTAAGTTGGAAAGTGATAAAGAGGATACTGGACATGAAGGTGGAAAAAATACTGAACCTGATAATTGGGAAGATACTGAATCTGAGAACTGTGAAGATACTGAACCTGAAAATAGAGACGATACTGAATCTGGTAATACATCAGACGGCTTCTCTGCCCAGATAAGACATTACATTTGCGATATCTTCAGGGGAGTTTTCCAATGGGGCTACTATACTTAAAGGGAACTTTTCTTGAGAAGATTACATTCATGCTTCTGGTGTAGTGTTGCAAGCCTCAAATCTTTTACAATCCCTGGGGCACTCTACCTGCTCTCCTTTTTGAGTTATTCCAAATAAATTTCGGACTATTTCGATCCATCGAGAGCGGACTTCTTTCCAATCAATACCAAGAAGGATAAGAACTCGCATTCCGTTAAACATTGACACAAGAGCAACTGCAAGGGTATGCGGATCGGTCTCGGACGGAATAAGGCCTTTCTGCTGTTGTTCTTCAATTTCATGAGTTGGCTGGTCAAGACCATGCTTCATGCCTTCAATTGATCTTTTCCCGACCTCAGGTTTGTGTACTGTCATCCCTAGAATCTCGAAATATAACGCATGTATTTTAATATCAGGTGACATTATCTGATCGAAGATTTCTATCCAGGCATCAACCGGACAGACGTTAGAATTACAGTCTGTTTTTATATTACGGTATTGTGTCTGCAGATAATTTGCACTTTCTATGACGAGTTCATCCTTGTTTTTAAAGTATCGGTAGAGAGCGGGTTTGCTGACATTAAGTCTACTGGCGATATCTTCCATTGTAGCATTGCAGTATCCTTTCTCATACATTACCTCCAGTCCTGCTTCAACAATTCTCTTTTTTGCTTCTTCTCTGTATTCCGGAAGCATCTTTGACAAACAATCACCCTTTCACGTTTTGGTGTCAATTTATATATAACTTACCAATAAAATACTAAAGTTACTTACCAGTAACTTTAATTACTATAAAGTATTATTACTATTGTAAATCCCTGTCAGCTATGAAGGAAAAAGTTAGAGTTTGGATAAAACCGGGATAACCAAAAAGAAGCAAGAAAAACATAAACATATGTAAGAGGCTGGATTTCCATGGAAAAGTCGGACAATACGGAAAACAGAATTCTTGAGGCTAGCGGAAAGAGAAAAGGGTCAAGCGTTACTGCCGAGAACGTAGCATTCGTCAGAGCTCTTGAATCGCTCAAGCCAGAGGGCGAACGCATCTGTTATGACCCATTTGCCGTCCGCTTTCTTAGTCAGCAATACTTGACGTTTTTGGAAATGGCAGCTCATGATCCTTCTAAAACTCCATTCCCTGGAGTACACAACTCACTTTCAGCAAGAGTCAGATATTTTGATGACCTTATTAAAAAGTTTATTAATGAAGGGCTTGAACAGCTTGTCATTCTGGGTGCAGGGTACGATACTCGGGCATACAGAATCGAAGGACTCAGTAAGGTTAGGGTTTTTGAAGTTGACCATCCTGAGACTCAAAGCATAAAAATCGAAAAAATCAAAGATATCTTCGGCTCACTCCCGAATCACGTAGAATATGTTTCGGTTGATTTTGAGAGCGAAGATTTCAGTCATCAACTGTTAGAACATGGATACGAAAGGTCGCAAAAGACCGTTTTTATCATGGAAGGGCTCATTTACTACCTTCAGCCAAAAACCATAGATGAGATGCTTTGTTTTATTGCAAAAAATTCGGGTTTCGGGAGT belongs to Methanosarcina barkeri 3 and includes:
- a CDS encoding GNAT family N-acetyltransferase; this encodes MSEIIRYIQKHELKELLDLYKYLNKDDPDLIEDVELKKLWQEILEDPNQHYFVVDVDGKLVSSCVMVVIKNLTRSASPYAIIESVVTHPDYRKRGIGTRLLKKAQEIAREKGCYKIMLLTGRKEVIPFYENAGFECKSKTGLIIRFDGR
- a CDS encoding helix-turn-helix transcriptional regulator; this encodes MKDHIKNMAEVLKSLGDEKRLKIIKILASNKDEVFCVSDIAQQLGISQPATSQHIKVLKNVGILEENRRGFRVFYTINANVLAEYKKDIDELFKKAFEKCTCNFFCDKCPYNNKHQ
- a CDS encoding NUDIX domain-containing protein yields the protein MEGSKKVSVYSNGILLFRSRNERLEVMLVHPGGPIWSKKDYGVWSIPKGLPEKNEKPLDTAKRELKEETGFEVDGRFIDLGELNQSRNKIVHVWALEKDLDITNVISNTFTLEWPKNSGKVHEYPEVDRAGWFDVELAKKKIRKEQTGFIDRLTGIINYSQKEKHLNKEKRYRQTTLF
- a CDS encoding DJ-1/PfpI family protein, with the translated sequence MNFGFLIFPGLEELDLVGPWEIISLWSKFAQGPEKCFMVAENPGPVICNKGMSVNPHFTFADCPQLDFLLVPGGEGTQREVENPSLIQFIAEQAEYCKAVLSVCTGTFILHRAGLLSNKQATTHWASLQKLRELGDVEVVEDRIVKDGNIWTSAGISAGIDLTLAFIEHMTDEKTAGKIQLGAEYYPSGKSYGMMHKTPQAPEYLRKRDWL
- a CDS encoding nitroreductase family protein yields the protein MTHIIVDQDRCTGCGICVKMCSSGIISLADESNFPQVQDENVSHCLYCGHCEAFCPSQALILNLSPEEKVLLPASAGNISQEDIAFYLKKRRSIRHFTREPVPKEKILEVLDIVRYAASGGNGQPVEWLVIYDSKKVRKIAELTMEWMKTLLNTDHPMSFYVPILISAWEQGIDVICRGAPHLLFAHIPEDNQIASVDAIIALTHFDLAAPAFGIGTCWAGFVAAATMFYEPLQKELGLPAGRKSAYAMMFGNPQYKVYGIPRRKPLEVMWK
- a CDS encoding SAM-dependent methyltransferase, translated to MEKSDNTENRILEASGKRKGSSVTAENVAFVRALESLKPEGERICYDPFAVRFLSQQYLTFLEMAAHDPSKTPFPGVHNSLSARVRYFDDLIKKFINEGLEQLVILGAGYDTRAYRIEGLSKVRVFEVDHPETQSIKIEKIKDIFGSLPNHVEYVSVDFESEDFSHQLLEHGYERSQKTVFIMEGLIYYLQPKTIDEMLCFIAKNSGFGSAIIFDYVYESSIDRTNGICGVKCTACDQIAIMTAKKDMAQQGEPYKFGVKDGMLETFIIQRGFSQVCNVTSDDYKKAYFKGINEGRPVCCLSYFVSAIVE
- a CDS encoding PKD domain-containing protein, which gives rise to MKNNKKSVWKITVSVFTVLMILALLSEGASAKCTVTMTPLGAGTPPATARISGGNNYIDYTAVAASSTNPRLVQFKDLSKGKETYIRWDFGDGTSLQGTKITSSLKNPTHTFPKTGFYISCMTIRCDGYNGLLWVHKSIVVK
- a CDS encoding TetR/AcrR family transcriptional regulator; the protein is MLPEYREEAKKRIVEAGLEVMYEKGYCNATMEDIASRLNVSKPALYRYFKNKDELVIESANYLQTQYRNIKTDCNSNVCPVDAWIEIFDQIMSPDIKIHALYFEILGMTVHKPEVGKRSIEGMKHGLDQPTHEIEEQQQKGLIPSETDPHTLAVALVSMFNGMRVLILLGIDWKEVRSRWIEIVRNLFGITQKGEQVECPRDCKRFEACNTTPEA
- a CDS encoding class I SAM-dependent methyltransferase; the protein is MDYVHGYSNRENSRLYDQANTLTVLLHQDTVYPPGSRVLEAGCGVGAQTVILSRNSPEASITSIDISDESVEKARLLAKKEGVENADFQVANIFALPYEDETFDHIFICFVLEHLKNPLDALISVKRVLKKEGTITVIEGDHGSSYFYPRSDEALQAIKCLIDIQKLLGGNSLIGREIYPLLNRAGFKNVSVSPRMVYVDSSKPDMVEGFTKNTFTAMVEGVRKQALELKMIDEKTWNKGISDLYRTAGKEGTFCYTFFKGTAIK